One genomic segment of Bradyrhizobium prioriisuperbiae includes these proteins:
- a CDS encoding glycoside hydrolase family 99-like domain-containing protein: protein MTEAVDQTDDSNVATEPKRKGPLRLEGFVDTLTRQGASGWAWLPEAPQAVVEVEAFRHGRMIGRTRAEQPRPDLLKYGKGTGLYGFTLKFDHQLDGDEPPQFRGIGLGETHDLKGVTELPPAPVVVPPAPVVVRSPPLTPIPEVEGHVDNLTRWGATGWAWAPKAPDQAVLVEAVLGDRVIGRVRAAEPRPDLAKYGKGTGQYGFMMKFDEALDEELPEFRALVNAVNPLQVANELPPQDAKSKLPKSRGTISRLLQDHSHFTSRGPEFEEFDASLLDQDRSHSGGQEPLLMAFYLPQFHPIAENDKFWGKGFTEWRQMPRGLPRYPGHYQPRIPRDLGFYDLMESDALKRQVTLGRSAGINAFAYYYYWFNTKRVLERPLDALLASDVDMPFLLIWANENWTRTWDGADTSVLLRQDYKEEDEEALVNNLARYFNDRRYVRLQGRPLFIIYNPSHIPEPKVTIARWRRLLSSRHGVDPLIFMAQTFGAQDPEPFGLDGAMEFPPHKLSDNLPGRPTPDAYSSDFTGRVIDYDEFCEASLNEAEKPFPLIKTVVPSWDNDSRRPNRGLSLENTSPKKYQQWLQTLLERAIAKPVFGRPIVAVNAWNEWAEGAYLEPDVHYGAANLNATARALTQATRVARPPVAAVRREQVQSLAVSVILPNFNHERFLRERIGSVLAQTHKPDEIVFLDDCSSDGSVALAESILRESDIPYRIVLNEENSGCVFRQWVKGLELARNDLIWIAETDDSAHPEFLAKLAPYLARRDVAGAFGHIRCVDDSGAILSDLDNYFDNLLNFSWDRACVVPAYQAFRRDFVVRNVVPNASGFVFRKPHLTALEYERLQQYRFAGDWYFYALLLRGGCLAYEPEANSYFRLSRSGTSRSAFFTDRHLEEHRMVLEDLSSEYRVGDAAVRAHVDTLLAHFPDRQGGDLLARLAPARDAEPPLRVCIAAHSFEVGGGEILPLELANALKQLGLHVTYLIVEDELADSRKSVRRRLRSDIPIVFWPDVSDDFGGFLSSFGIQVFNSHNVSVEFSLYCKHVEVQIPYVGSLHGGYETVPDLMTEHFSDYLRRTVDTWLYLAKKNTVLLGKAGIPEDRFARSFNAVPAIRSGLIDRAEFRHEYDIPENGFVTFLCSRAIPEKGWRVAIEALQLVRALGNQPVWLVLIGDGPSAAELRQAYGSLDWVIFLGHVDSPSRYFGCFDLGVFPSTFSGETFPLFLVECFQAGKPVVATDIGEIPTILGDDAGKRAGILVPHEASRIDLVYAVAEAVAGLLKDPTRYERMRTNAIEASSRFSMLRLAETYKSLFTTLVNRTEQEAGQLSLKAS, encoded by the coding sequence ATGACTGAGGCCGTCGACCAAACCGATGATTCGAACGTTGCGACCGAACCGAAGCGCAAGGGCCCGCTACGTCTGGAAGGATTCGTCGACACGCTGACGCGCCAGGGCGCATCGGGTTGGGCCTGGCTGCCCGAGGCCCCCCAGGCCGTGGTGGAAGTCGAAGCTTTTCGCCATGGACGGATGATCGGCCGGACACGGGCGGAGCAGCCACGGCCCGATCTCTTGAAATACGGCAAGGGCACCGGGCTCTACGGCTTTACCCTGAAGTTCGATCATCAGCTGGATGGTGACGAACCTCCGCAGTTTCGTGGCATCGGTTTGGGCGAAACCCACGATCTCAAAGGCGTCACGGAGTTGCCGCCGGCTCCGGTTGTCGTGCCACCCGCCCCAGTCGTTGTTCGGTCTCCTCCACTGACGCCGATCCCCGAAGTGGAAGGGCATGTCGACAATCTCACGCGCTGGGGCGCCACCGGTTGGGCATGGGCGCCGAAAGCGCCAGATCAGGCCGTTCTGGTCGAAGCCGTGCTCGGCGATCGCGTCATCGGACGGGTGAGAGCCGCCGAACCGCGCCCGGATCTCGCGAAATACGGCAAGGGCACCGGCCAGTACGGCTTCATGATGAAATTCGATGAAGCGCTGGACGAGGAGCTGCCTGAATTTCGCGCGCTGGTAAATGCCGTCAATCCGCTGCAGGTCGCGAACGAGCTGCCGCCGCAAGATGCCAAATCGAAGCTGCCGAAATCGCGGGGAACGATCAGCAGACTGCTGCAGGATCACTCGCATTTCACCTCGCGTGGCCCGGAGTTCGAAGAGTTCGATGCCAGTCTGCTGGACCAGGACAGAAGCCATTCTGGCGGGCAAGAGCCGTTGCTGATGGCGTTCTACCTTCCCCAATTCCATCCGATTGCGGAGAACGACAAGTTTTGGGGCAAGGGTTTCACCGAATGGCGGCAGATGCCGCGCGGGCTGCCGCGGTATCCGGGGCACTATCAGCCGCGCATTCCACGCGACCTCGGCTTCTACGACCTGATGGAGTCCGACGCGCTCAAGCGGCAGGTGACCCTGGGGCGATCGGCCGGCATCAACGCATTCGCCTACTACTATTACTGGTTCAACACCAAACGGGTATTGGAGCGGCCGCTCGACGCGCTGCTGGCGTCCGATGTCGACATGCCGTTCCTCCTGATCTGGGCCAACGAAAACTGGACTCGGACCTGGGACGGGGCCGATACCTCCGTGCTGCTGCGGCAGGATTACAAGGAGGAAGACGAAGAGGCGCTGGTGAATAATCTGGCGCGCTATTTCAACGATCGCCGCTACGTTCGCCTGCAAGGGCGGCCGCTGTTCATCATCTATAATCCCAGCCACATTCCCGAGCCGAAGGTGACCATCGCGCGCTGGCGCAGGCTGCTGTCAAGCCGTCATGGCGTCGATCCCCTGATCTTCATGGCCCAGACCTTCGGTGCGCAGGATCCGGAACCGTTCGGGCTGGACGGTGCGATGGAGTTTCCGCCACACAAGCTCTCGGACAACCTGCCGGGCCGGCCGACGCCTGACGCCTACAGTTCCGACTTCACCGGGCGTGTCATTGACTATGACGAATTCTGTGAGGCCTCGCTGAACGAGGCCGAGAAACCGTTTCCGCTGATCAAGACCGTGGTGCCGAGCTGGGACAATGACTCCCGGCGCCCCAATCGCGGCCTGTCGCTTGAGAACACGTCACCGAAGAAGTACCAGCAATGGCTCCAGACACTGCTGGAACGGGCGATCGCAAAACCCGTGTTCGGCCGGCCGATTGTCGCTGTGAACGCCTGGAACGAATGGGCTGAAGGCGCCTACCTCGAGCCCGACGTTCATTATGGCGCGGCCAATCTCAACGCCACGGCGCGCGCGCTGACCCAGGCCACCCGCGTTGCGCGGCCGCCGGTTGCCGCAGTCCGTCGCGAACAAGTGCAATCCCTCGCCGTTTCCGTGATTTTGCCGAACTTCAACCATGAGCGTTTCCTGAGGGAACGCATCGGGTCCGTGCTGGCGCAGACCCACAAGCCCGACGAGATTGTCTTCCTGGACGATTGCTCATCCGACGGCAGCGTCGCCCTGGCGGAGTCGATCCTTCGCGAGTCGGACATCCCCTATCGGATCGTCCTCAACGAGGAGAATTCCGGGTGCGTGTTCCGGCAGTGGGTCAAGGGCCTGGAGCTCGCGCGCAATGATTTGATCTGGATCGCGGAGACGGATGACTCCGCTCATCCGGAGTTTCTCGCGAAGCTTGCGCCCTACCTGGCGCGTCGCGATGTCGCCGGCGCGTTCGGCCACATCCGTTGTGTCGATGACAGCGGTGCGATCCTGTCCGATCTCGATAATTACTTCGACAACCTTCTGAATTTCTCCTGGGACCGTGCCTGCGTGGTGCCGGCCTATCAGGCGTTCCGGCGGGATTTCGTTGTCAGAAACGTGGTACCGAACGCATCCGGCTTCGTGTTCCGCAAACCGCATCTCACCGCGCTGGAATATGAACGTCTGCAGCAATACCGCTTCGCGGGCGATTGGTATTTCTACGCGTTGCTGCTGCGCGGCGGTTGCCTGGCGTATGAGCCGGAGGCCAATTCCTATTTCCGCTTGAGCCGGTCCGGCACGTCGCGAAGCGCGTTCTTCACCGATCGCCATCTCGAAGAGCATCGGATGGTTCTGGAAGATCTGTCATCCGAATATCGGGTCGGCGATGCCGCGGTCAGGGCGCATGTCGACACATTACTCGCCCATTTCCCCGATCGGCAGGGTGGTGATCTTTTGGCGCGGCTCGCGCCGGCCAGGGATGCCGAGCCACCGCTGCGGGTCTGCATCGCCGCCCACAGTTTCGAGGTCGGGGGCGGCGAGATCCTGCCGCTTGAGCTTGCAAACGCGCTCAAGCAGCTTGGCCTGCATGTGACTTATCTGATTGTGGAGGATGAACTTGCCGATTCCCGCAAGAGTGTGCGCCGGCGTCTGCGCTCCGACATTCCCATCGTGTTCTGGCCCGACGTCAGCGACGACTTCGGCGGCTTTCTCAGCAGCTTCGGAATCCAGGTTTTCAATTCCCACAATGTGAGTGTCGAGTTTTCGCTGTACTGCAAGCATGTCGAGGTTCAGATTCCCTACGTCGGCTCGCTGCATGGCGGTTACGAGACTGTTCCGGACCTGATGACGGAGCATTTCTCCGACTATCTGCGCCGGACAGTCGACACGTGGCTCTATCTGGCGAAAAAGAATACCGTCCTGCTCGGCAAAGCGGGCATTCCGGAGGACAGGTTCGCGCGCAGCTTCAATGCGGTTCCAGCAATACGGAGCGGATTGATCGATCGTGCCGAGTTCCGGCACGAGTATGACATTCCCGAGAACGGCTTCGTGACCTTCCTGTGCTCGCGCGCGATCCCGGAGAAGGGTTGGCGCGTCGCGATCGAAGCTCTCCAACTGGTCCGCGCCCTTGGGAACCAGCCGGTCTGGTTGGTGCTGATCGGGGACGGGCCGAGTGCGGCGGAGCTGCGCCAGGCCTATGGTTCCCTCGACTGGGTCATCTTCCTCGGTCATGTCGACAGCCCGTCGCGCTACTTCGGCTGCTTCGACCTCGGCGTTTTTCCCAGCACATTCAGTGGGGAAACCTTCCCGTTGTTTCTGGTCGAATGTTTTCAGGCGGGCAAGCCCGTCGTCGCGACCGATATTGGCGAAATTCCGACCATCCTCGGAGACGATGCCGGGAAACGTGCCGGCATTCTCGTGCCGCATGAGGCGAGCCGTATCGATCTTGTTTATGCCGTGGCCGAGGCAGTTGCAGGATTGCTGAAGGATCCGACCCGCTATGAACGCATGCGCACGAATGCGATCGAAGCGTCCAGTCGCTTCAGCATGCTGCGTTTAGCGGAAACTTATAAGAGCCTATTCACCACATTGGTTAACCGGACTGAGCAAGAGGCTGGGCAACTATCGCTCAAAGCGAGTTAG
- a CDS encoding glycoside hydrolase family 99-like domain-containing protein → MSFGRDPFLHFYLHGYLEGRRPNPLFDPAWYLRTYPEVRSSGQQPLLHYARSGERDGYRPGPLFDPAWYRQAYGVAVSDNALAHYLRRRFGPFSPIPEFDAAYYLETYRDIAEAGADPFEHFNRYGFREGRNPSRVFDAKFYIQRYLRGETTHNPLLHYLAHRHESGVFPHPPENEATIPSQIKRFTKPGPAFEEPRPLAASTRPQAKILVNYLTQFHAFPENDTWWGTGFTEWTNVVRGVPRFMDHYQPRIPRDLGFYSLDHIDIMQRQVAMAKAAAIHGFVFYYYAFNGRRLMEKPLDQFLDRGDIDMPFCLMWANENWTRRWDGRDDEVLISQDYRPEDDGPLVADFARHFADARYLRLKGRPLLMIYRPGLIPDAARIIAGWRTMFRDRHGENPVIIMGQSFEDADPRPFGLDGAVEFPPHKLTTQLREVNSQVQCLDDTFAGEVYRYDDVVRCSLGEKPPPFPLIKTAVASWDNDARRQGKGLVIHGSTPAAYEAWLAALVERAQHQPFFGEPVVCINAWNEWGEGAYLEPDVHFGSAYLNATGRAVSGRTTDGIAQPRLGRDGARPKETVP, encoded by the coding sequence GTGTCTTTCGGCCGTGATCCGTTCCTGCATTTTTATCTGCACGGTTATCTGGAGGGACGGCGCCCGAACCCGCTGTTCGATCCGGCCTGGTATCTGAGGACATACCCGGAGGTGCGTTCATCCGGGCAGCAGCCACTGCTGCATTACGCACGTTCCGGTGAGCGCGATGGATACCGGCCGGGCCCGCTGTTCGATCCAGCCTGGTATCGCCAGGCTTATGGTGTTGCCGTCAGCGATAATGCGCTGGCGCATTATCTCCGGCGTCGGTTCGGGCCGTTCAGTCCGATCCCCGAGTTCGATGCTGCCTACTATCTGGAAACCTATCGCGACATCGCCGAAGCCGGGGCTGATCCGTTCGAACATTTCAATCGGTACGGCTTTCGCGAGGGACGCAATCCGTCCCGCGTGTTCGATGCCAAGTTCTATATCCAGCGCTATCTGCGCGGCGAGACAACCCACAATCCGCTGCTGCATTACCTTGCGCATCGCCACGAGAGCGGTGTGTTCCCCCATCCTCCGGAGAATGAGGCGACGATTCCTTCGCAGATCAAGCGGTTCACAAAACCCGGTCCGGCATTTGAGGAGCCGCGGCCGCTGGCAGCGAGCACCAGGCCGCAGGCGAAAATTCTCGTCAATTACCTGACGCAATTCCATGCGTTTCCGGAGAATGACACATGGTGGGGCACGGGCTTTACCGAATGGACCAATGTCGTGCGCGGCGTGCCGCGCTTCATGGATCATTACCAGCCGCGCATACCGCGCGACCTCGGATTTTACTCGCTGGACCACATCGACATCATGCAGCGGCAGGTGGCGATGGCGAAGGCCGCGGCCATTCATGGCTTCGTGTTTTATTACTATGCATTCAATGGCCGGCGGCTGATGGAGAAGCCGCTCGACCAGTTCCTGGATCGGGGCGATATCGACATGCCGTTCTGCCTGATGTGGGCGAACGAAAACTGGACGCGCCGCTGGGACGGCCGTGACGACGAAGTGCTGATTTCCCAGGATTACCGTCCTGAGGATGACGGTCCGCTGGTCGCGGACTTCGCACGGCACTTTGCTGACGCGCGTTATCTCCGCCTGAAAGGGCGGCCGCTTCTGATGATCTATCGGCCGGGACTGATCCCCGATGCCGCACGGATCATCGCAGGTTGGCGTACGATGTTTCGGGACCGGCACGGCGAGAATCCTGTCATTATCATGGGGCAGAGTTTCGAAGATGCCGACCCGCGTCCATTTGGGTTGGACGGAGCCGTCGAATTTCCCCCGCACAAGCTCACGACACAGCTGCGCGAAGTCAATTCACAGGTTCAGTGTCTCGACGATACGTTCGCGGGCGAAGTCTATCGGTATGACGACGTGGTTCGCTGCTCCCTTGGTGAAAAGCCGCCGCCGTTTCCGCTGATCAAGACCGCGGTGGCGAGCTGGGATAATGATGCCCGGCGGCAGGGCAAGGGATTGGTGATCCACGGCTCGACGCCTGCGGCTTACGAGGCGTGGCTCGCGGCCTTGGTGGAAAGAGCGCAGCACCAGCCATTTTTCGGCGAGCCGGTCGTCTGCATCAACGCCTGGAACGAATGGGGCGAGGGCGCTTATCTCGAGCCCGACGTACATTTCGGCTCGGCTTATCTCAACGCGACGGGACGCGCGGTTTCGGGCCGGACGACGGACGGGATCGCGCAGCCAAGGCTCGGGCGTGACGGGGCGCGCCCGAAGGAAACCGTGCCGTGA
- a CDS encoding class I SAM-dependent methyltransferase, which translates to MTRAKRVLNAGSGPKSTRRLSGLFDAAGWQEIRFDVDPMVQPDVVGSMTNLRTHFEVRSFDAVWSSHSLEHLHSHEIPLALTEFQRILRPDGYALITCPDLETVMSLFLEHGSDHVVYRSAVGPITPLDMMFGHSPSIASGNVHMAHNSGLTSARLGDLLLRAGFTEAITKRQGFDLWALALMENADRNAIMRRLQAVGLDFSEDSA; encoded by the coding sequence ATGACAAGGGCCAAACGTGTGCTTAACGCGGGCTCCGGCCCGAAATCCACCCGCCGGCTGAGCGGCCTGTTCGATGCCGCTGGCTGGCAGGAAATCCGCTTCGACGTCGATCCGATGGTCCAGCCGGACGTCGTCGGATCGATGACGAACCTGCGCACGCATTTCGAGGTGCGCAGCTTCGATGCGGTGTGGTCGTCGCACAGCCTGGAGCACCTTCACAGCCACGAAATTCCGCTCGCCCTCACCGAGTTCCAGCGTATTCTGAGGCCCGACGGCTATGCGCTCATCACTTGTCCGGATCTGGAGACAGTGATGTCCCTGTTTCTGGAGCATGGATCGGATCACGTGGTCTATCGGTCCGCCGTGGGACCGATCACGCCCCTCGACATGATGTTCGGCCATTCGCCGTCGATCGCCTCCGGCAATGTCCATATGGCGCATAACTCCGGCCTGACGTCCGCCCGGCTCGGGGACCTGCTGTTGCGGGCCGGCTTCACCGAAGCCATCACAAAACGGCAGGGCTTCGACCTGTGGGCGCTGGCGCTGATGGAAAACGCAGATCGCAACGCCATCATGCGCCGGCTACAGGCCGTCGGGCTCGACTTCTCGGAAGATTCTGCATGA
- a CDS encoding SapC family protein, whose protein sequence is MTTSQSVVLSGDERTTTALCERPLALEKDVLRRRIYAPLAYAPVRNAAVVPAVHSECLSLASWFPLVWRRQGSALEFVAIRALLNDQRAQPPAARTLLPMILHGYPFVFDPDLPTGLQSRKMLDDVFADAPTDVGATITTVNHRLSRATMSRFQTLDRFAHDMTVTAAVTEALGALNAFEPWALKFNIDGHTVEIPDLLVIRPALFDGGTLAPLLQQLGIPCAQMLSLHRISLFRAGILLVMAKAFLKATRDQAPVPGRTADMEPPPAPNVHLQPASA, encoded by the coding sequence ATGACGACGTCACAATCGGTCGTGCTGTCGGGCGACGAGAGAACGACGACCGCGTTGTGCGAACGACCGCTCGCACTTGAGAAGGATGTGCTTCGCCGGCGTATCTATGCACCCCTGGCCTACGCGCCGGTCCGTAACGCGGCCGTTGTTCCGGCAGTCCACTCCGAGTGCCTCTCCCTCGCCTCCTGGTTTCCGCTGGTCTGGCGACGCCAGGGATCTGCCCTGGAATTCGTCGCCATCCGTGCCCTGCTGAACGACCAGCGCGCGCAACCGCCCGCCGCCCGCACGCTGCTCCCGATGATCCTTCATGGCTATCCCTTTGTGTTCGATCCAGACCTGCCGACCGGATTGCAGTCCCGCAAGATGCTGGACGACGTTTTTGCCGACGCGCCGACCGATGTCGGCGCGACCATCACGACCGTCAATCACCGGTTGTCACGCGCCACCATGAGCCGGTTCCAGACGCTGGACCGGTTTGCCCATGACATGACGGTGACGGCCGCCGTCACCGAAGCGCTTGGTGCGCTGAATGCGTTCGAGCCATGGGCCTTGAAATTCAACATCGACGGTCACACGGTGGAGATTCCAGACCTTCTGGTGATCCGCCCGGCGCTGTTCGATGGCGGTACGCTTGCCCCGCTGCTGCAACAGTTGGGAATTCCGTGCGCACAGATGCTCAGTCTGCATCGCATCTCGCTGTTCCGGGCCGGCATCCTGCTGGTGATGGCGAAAGCTTTCCTCAAAGCGACCCGCGATCAGGCGCCAGTCCCTGGGAGGACCGCCGATATGGAGCCGCCGCCCGCCCCCAACGTTCATTTGCAGCCGGCGTCAGCATGA
- a CDS encoding SapC family protein, with protein MSPPADDRWIENLSWVPVSASEIHLACRYYPVAVRFEANRPRLGLIVDRRYTVHALLTADGKWRGAYRPIALRCFPFQAPSVGDDPLSDIVIDPASTYLSETAGTPLTEADGQPGQLLIEMHRLFGLLQQGQDAFADTLDHFLIGDLLVPLSAEDSSGENETPPLHVLDPARFSHAEQSALAAMARRSFASVDTAVACLFSLQNMRADHRPKDSGRWHRHAPAAAIAPDMLAIDDLSLALDDSELISLADIGAMPAPAGA; from the coding sequence GTGAGTCCGCCTGCGGACGACCGCTGGATCGAGAACCTTAGCTGGGTCCCGGTCAGCGCCAGCGAGATCCATCTGGCATGCCGCTACTATCCCGTCGCGGTCCGGTTCGAAGCCAACCGGCCCCGGCTCGGATTGATCGTCGATCGGCGTTATACCGTGCATGCCCTTCTGACTGCTGATGGCAAGTGGCGCGGTGCCTATCGGCCGATCGCGCTGCGCTGCTTTCCCTTTCAAGCGCCAAGTGTCGGTGACGATCCTCTCTCCGATATCGTTATCGACCCGGCCTCCACCTATCTGTCGGAAACAGCGGGCACTCCGCTGACCGAGGCGGACGGGCAGCCCGGCCAGTTGCTGATCGAAATGCACCGATTGTTCGGTCTCCTGCAGCAAGGGCAGGACGCATTCGCCGATACGCTGGATCATTTTCTGATCGGTGACCTGCTGGTCCCGCTCTCCGCAGAGGATAGCAGCGGCGAAAACGAAACGCCTCCACTCCATGTCCTTGACCCGGCGCGATTTTCACATGCCGAGCAGTCGGCGCTGGCCGCCATGGCGCGCCGCAGTTTCGCCAGTGTGGATACCGCCGTCGCCTGTCTGTTCTCGCTGCAGAACATGCGCGCGGATCACCGCCCGAAAGACAGCGGACGATGGCACCGCCATGCGCCAGCCGCCGCGATCGCCCCCGACATGCTCGCGATCGACGATCTGTCGCTGGCGCTCGATGACAGCGAACTGATCTCGCTCGCAGACATCGGAGCGATGCCGGCGCCGGCCGGTGCTTAG
- a CDS encoding HlyD family type I secretion periplasmic adaptor subunit has protein sequence MSGERIELLPAPLASTDWRVMLRVAAGIIIFTFVVLGGWSAVARIDSGVVADGVIAVESNRKTIQHLEGGIVREILVRDGDTVQQGDTLIRLDPTRNEATDRGFRQQLAIASAALARMTAQRDMLDVIDFPREVTAFKDDPVIANAIRDNQGQFDNRRQSLLRGIEVLEKQIAQARDEIRQATVDQKTAQDQVDSIDVELPNLRGLLEKGLVALPRVTTLERQQIQVRGQLESAKINGTKAKEKVGELQARIDQLKQDYRQEGGNTLPDVRKLISDAGQQLIIAKDALRRIDIQAPVAGTVQQLKIFTIGGVVKPGDPILDIVPLSDTLVVRAKVQPIDVDRILTGEKAEIRVPQFMKFELKPLEGVIRSISRDSIIDTSTNPPLSYFAVEVAVDRNSIPEDIRDRMIAGMTVDTIIRTQERTVLSYLAAPLRNRLAKSMRER, from the coding sequence ATGAGCGGCGAACGGATCGAACTGCTGCCCGCCCCCCTCGCGTCGACCGACTGGCGTGTCATGCTGCGGGTTGCGGCCGGGATCATCATTTTCACCTTCGTGGTGCTGGGCGGCTGGTCCGCGGTCGCCCGGATCGATTCCGGCGTGGTCGCCGATGGCGTCATCGCCGTCGAATCCAATCGCAAGACGATTCAGCATCTCGAAGGCGGAATCGTGCGCGAGATTCTGGTCCGTGACGGCGACACGGTGCAGCAGGGCGATACCCTGATCCGGCTGGATCCGACGCGCAACGAGGCGACCGACAGGGGCTTTCGCCAGCAACTGGCCATCGCCAGTGCGGCGCTGGCCCGAATGACGGCGCAGCGCGACATGCTGGATGTGATCGATTTTCCTCGGGAGGTCACCGCGTTCAAGGACGATCCGGTCATCGCCAACGCTATCCGGGACAATCAGGGACAATTCGACAACCGGCGCCAGAGTTTGCTGCGCGGCATCGAGGTGCTTGAAAAGCAGATCGCGCAAGCCAGAGACGAGATCAGGCAGGCGACCGTCGATCAAAAGACGGCCCAGGACCAGGTCGATTCAATCGATGTCGAGCTTCCCAATCTCAGGGGGTTGCTGGAGAAGGGGCTTGTCGCCCTGCCACGGGTGACGACGCTGGAACGCCAGCAGATTCAGGTCCGCGGGCAGCTCGAGAGCGCCAAGATCAACGGGACGAAAGCTAAGGAAAAGGTCGGCGAGCTGCAGGCGCGCATCGATCAGCTGAAACAGGACTACCGCCAGGAGGGCGGCAATACGCTTCCGGACGTTCGCAAGCTCATCAGCGACGCCGGGCAGCAACTGATTATCGCCAAGGATGCGCTGAGGCGGATCGATATCCAGGCGCCGGTGGCGGGCACCGTGCAGCAACTCAAGATCTTTACCATTGGCGGTGTGGTCAAGCCCGGTGATCCGATTCTCGACATCGTGCCGCTGAGCGATACACTGGTGGTCCGCGCCAAAGTGCAGCCGATCGACGTCGACCGCATCCTGACCGGAGAGAAAGCTGAAATTCGCGTTCCGCAGTTCATGAAGTTCGAGCTGAAACCGCTCGAAGGCGTCATCCGCAGCATTTCGCGCGACAGCATCATCGATACGTCGACGAATCCACCACTGTCCTATTTCGCGGTGGAAGTTGCCGTCGATCGCAACTCCATTCCAGAAGATATTCGCGATCGTATGATCGCCGGCATGACGGTCGACACGATCATCCGGACGCAGGAACGCACGGTGCTATCCTATCTGGCGGCGCCGCTGCGAAATCGGCTGGCGAAATCGATGCGTGAGCGCTAG